A portion of the Candidatus Binatia bacterium genome contains these proteins:
- a CDS encoding alpha/beta hydrolase encodes MERDRRGDTTPMIGLRNTAVTVMATVYVAAILCGCGDRQDVVEDPSLRLSADTPQPTVVAYKRIDGQELTAHVFLPADWKATDRRPAYLWLHGGGFVVGSPEAGYDVAEVVAARGIVGISVQYRLAVLDVPGTKIDAQIADAKSIVRWVRRRAGQLGVDPERIVGGGHSAGAFLMAAAGIVRAFEDPGDDDVSPVPDALLLWSAPITLDDPFVPRILPPGVELGDVVPSQHVRPGLPPSVFIHGSEDRLVPPTVSIELSAALRAAGNRSEVRLIPGGDHFFIDPVLREALLDETVAALGGL; translated from the coding sequence ATGGAACGAGACCGACGAGGGGATACGACGCCGATGATCGGCTTGCGGAACACGGCCGTCACGGTGATGGCGACCGTGTACGTAGCGGCGATTCTCTGCGGCTGCGGCGATCGCCAGGACGTAGTCGAAGATCCGTCGCTCCGGCTCTCCGCCGATACCCCGCAGCCGACGGTGGTTGCCTACAAACGCATCGACGGGCAGGAGCTGACGGCTCACGTCTTCCTTCCGGCCGATTGGAAAGCGACCGACCGACGCCCCGCGTATCTTTGGCTTCACGGAGGCGGGTTCGTCGTCGGCAGTCCCGAAGCGGGCTACGACGTGGCCGAAGTCGTCGCCGCGAGAGGCATCGTCGGCATCTCCGTTCAGTATCGCCTGGCCGTGCTCGACGTGCCCGGCACGAAGATCGACGCGCAGATCGCCGACGCCAAGTCGATCGTGCGTTGGGTTCGCCGGCGAGCCGGCCAGCTGGGTGTCGACCCTGAGCGGATCGTCGGTGGCGGTCACTCCGCCGGGGCCTTCCTCATGGCCGCAGCCGGGATCGTCAGAGCATTCGAAGATCCTGGCGACGACGATGTGTCGCCCGTCCCGGACGCACTCCTCCTGTGGTCTGCCCCCATCACGCTTGACGACCCCTTCGTCCCCCGCATCCTACCTCCCGGGGTCGAGCTCGGAGACGTCGTACCGAGTCAGCACGTGCGTCCAGGCCTCCCGCCGTCGGTCTTCATCCACGGGAGCGAAGACCGGCTCGTGCCGCCGACGGTCTCGATCGAGCTGTCCGCTGCGCTGCGAGCCGCGGGCAACCGGAGCGAGGTCCGGTTGATCCCCGGCGGAGATCACTTCTTCATCGACCCGGTGCTACGCGAAGCGCTGCTCGATGAAACGGTCGCGGCGCTCGGCGGTCTCTGA